The following proteins come from a genomic window of Lachnoclostridium phytofermentans ISDg:
- a CDS encoding MarR family winged helix-turn-helix transcriptional regulator: MEGVGTAEYDFIHVVRKNPGITQAAIREVLSLDKGAAARCAASLEAKGYLVRKPNPTDGRSQLLFSTEKAELLKNSKASVEALYYEWLEEALTPQDNEEFCRILNILYTRSKSESKAGFPNLTRLFLDGGCQK; encoded by the coding sequence ATGGAGGGTGTGGGAACTGCAGAGTACGACTTCATTCACGTAGTTCGAAAAAATCCAGGTATCACGCAGGCGGCAATTCGTGAGGTTCTCAGCCTTGATAAGGGAGCTGCTGCCCGCTGTGCAGCAAGTTTGGAAGCAAAAGGTTATCTAGTTAGAAAACCAAATCCTACCGATGGACGTAGTCAGTTACTCTTTTCTACTGAAAAAGCTGAACTGCTAAAAAACTCGAAAGCATCTGTGGAAGCACTATATTATGAATGGCTGGAAGAAGCACTCACACCGCAGGATAATGAGGAGTTTTGCCGTATTCTCAATATCCTCTACACACGCTCTAAATCTGAGAGTAAGGCAGGATTTCCAAACCTTACTAGGCTCTTTTTGGATGGAGGTTGT
- a CDS encoding extracellular solute-binding protein, with protein sequence MKYKIIITVVLSLFVIFLVGYTTSIKNHNLKTSEEEQEELVIYSSHPLDFLKPLIEEFESRTGIFVTVVSGGTGQLIDRIEEEQDNPNADILWGGTASILKPQMYLFEEYSCANEDVIQKEFKNKEGAFTKFSDVPSVLMVNTDLIGNIKIDGYKDLLNPELKGKIAYCSPNVSSSAFEHLINMLYAMGDGNPEDGWNYVKLFCNNLDGNLLYSSTDVYRGVANGEFVVGLIFEEAAAALVANGEHIKITYMEEGVLSTPDCVTIVKNSPHLKNARAFIDFATGYEVQTMITMELNRRSVRDDVKTPTYLKAKDEIAIIHADNELIYEMKKEWIRKFEEIFLDIKEE encoded by the coding sequence ATGAAATATAAAATAATAATAACGGTTGTGCTGTCACTCTTTGTCATATTTTTAGTTGGATATACCACATCAATAAAAAATCACAATTTAAAAACTAGTGAAGAAGAGCAGGAAGAGTTAGTAATTTATAGTTCACATCCATTGGATTTTCTAAAACCTTTAATCGAAGAATTCGAGTCAAGAACAGGGATTTTTGTAACAGTTGTCAGTGGCGGTACCGGACAATTGATTGACAGAATTGAAGAGGAACAAGATAACCCGAATGCGGATATATTATGGGGCGGAACTGCGTCTATATTAAAACCTCAGATGTATCTGTTTGAAGAGTACTCTTGTGCCAATGAAGATGTAATTCAAAAAGAATTTAAGAATAAAGAAGGAGCGTTTACTAAGTTTTCTGATGTACCCAGTGTCTTAATGGTTAATACAGATTTGATTGGAAATATAAAAATTGATGGATACAAAGATTTACTAAATCCGGAGCTAAAAGGTAAGATAGCTTATTGTAGTCCTAATGTATCATCATCTGCCTTCGAGCATCTTATTAACATGTTATATGCTATGGGAGACGGGAATCCTGAGGATGGTTGGAATTATGTAAAACTCTTTTGTAATAATTTAGACGGGAATCTATTATACAGTTCTACAGATGTTTACCGTGGAGTTGCAAATGGTGAATTTGTTGTAGGGCTTATATTTGAAGAAGCTGCTGCCGCATTGGTGGCGAATGGAGAACATATTAAAATTACATACATGGAAGAAGGAGTTTTATCTACACCTGATTGCGTTACCATTGTTAAAAATTCGCCTCATCTTAAAAATGCCAGGGCTTTCATTGATTTTGCTACCGGATATGAAGTACAGACGATGATAACAATGGAGCTTAATAGACGATCGGTTCGTGACGATGTAAAAACTCCAACGTACCTTAAAGCAAAGGATGAGATTGCAATTATTCATGCAGATAATGAACTAATTTATGAAATGAAAAAAGAATGGATACGAAAATTTGAAGAAATATTTCTAGATATCAAAGAAGAATAG
- a CDS encoding sensor histidine kinase: MKRKRIRFFSDNIRHTFILYAIIPTFLIACLCLGLILGIWQYNVYATNRATNAKVSNVLQKVVDIYVNEALNLSKDVTLITEPINTDKLVDIRRSMYKLYAEAEYYAKLYILDEELNSVLSDNIRMPSFLIDNSCYDWGIIREIRENPQGISITLATEDGRILCIGTGIQNRDELIGYIIVTIPADEFRLLLTQVSQQTVITDENGWIYLSNNFVFQDALGRFVRDQKYSEGFIKYQEKGYYLSKSKICNNKLQVYTVTSHDMESKIFYTMCLFILSIFAAIIIITYFTSRKVAKKSTRDIYKIADAFEQVKKGDLERYLDINSSIEFKEIGEAYNLMLDGLKNNIKENKELTRHVAFAQVKQLEAQFNPHFLFNTLDNIRFMSKIDPEASDKMIVALSALLRYSISNAEEEIQVEEDIRYTESYLTILKIRFNRRFTYEIDIEDKVKKYIIPKLMIQSIIENAVKYGFAEEDTLHVTIRGFEKDGNLIFICKDNGGGMKEDLLKEIRENLLQPVNRTNHHGIYNIHRRIQLMYHGDYGVTLESKLGEGTVVTLTLPIHMHSEI; this comes from the coding sequence ATGAAAAGAAAAAGGATAAGATTCTTTAGTGATAATATAAGGCATACATTTATCTTATATGCAATTATACCAACCTTCCTAATTGCCTGTTTATGTTTGGGGCTAATCCTTGGAATATGGCAATACAATGTTTATGCCACAAATCGTGCCACCAACGCTAAGGTTAGTAATGTACTGCAAAAAGTAGTAGATATCTATGTAAATGAAGCATTAAACTTATCAAAGGATGTAACGTTAATTACGGAGCCTATTAATACGGATAAGCTGGTTGATATACGAAGATCCATGTATAAACTTTATGCAGAAGCTGAGTACTATGCTAAACTATATATTTTAGATGAGGAGCTTAATTCCGTTCTATCTGATAATATTCGTATGCCAAGTTTTTTAATCGATAATTCTTGTTACGACTGGGGAATCATTCGTGAAATTCGTGAAAACCCACAGGGTATATCCATAACACTTGCAACAGAAGATGGAAGGATTCTATGTATTGGTACAGGAATACAAAATAGGGATGAGCTGATTGGGTATATTATAGTAACGATTCCAGCTGATGAATTTCGCTTACTGTTGACACAGGTATCACAACAAACCGTAATTACTGACGAGAATGGGTGGATCTATCTTTCCAATAATTTTGTTTTCCAAGATGCATTGGGGCGTTTTGTAAGAGATCAGAAATATTCCGAAGGATTTATAAAATATCAGGAGAAAGGATATTATCTATCCAAAAGTAAAATTTGCAATAATAAGTTGCAAGTGTACACAGTTACAAGCCATGATATGGAATCCAAAATATTTTATACTATGTGCTTATTTATTCTATCTATATTTGCTGCAATTATTATAATTACCTATTTTACTAGCAGAAAAGTAGCAAAAAAGAGTACAAGGGATATTTATAAAATTGCGGACGCATTTGAACAGGTTAAAAAAGGCGATTTGGAACGTTATCTGGATATCAATAGTAGTATCGAGTTTAAGGAAATCGGTGAAGCATATAACTTAATGCTCGACGGCTTAAAAAATAATATAAAAGAAAACAAAGAACTGACCAGACATGTAGCATTTGCACAGGTGAAGCAACTGGAAGCACAATTTAATCCTCATTTTCTTTTTAATACTCTAGATAACATTCGCTTTATGAGTAAGATTGATCCGGAAGCTTCGGATAAAATGATTGTTGCGTTATCAGCACTGCTTCGATACAGTATCAGTAATGCGGAAGAAGAAATTCAGGTGGAGGAAGATATACGATATACGGAAAGTTATCTCACTATTTTAAAAATAAGATTTAACCGAAGATTTACCTATGAAATAGATATAGAAGATAAGGTAAAGAAATATATAATTCCAAAATTAATGATACAATCAATTATTGAAAATGCCGTCAAATATGGTTTTGCTGAAGAAGATACACTTCATGTTACCATTAGAGGATTTGAAAAAGACGGTAATTTAATCTTTATTTGCAAAGATAACGGTGGTGGAATGAAAGAAGATTTGTTAAAGGAAATCAGGGAAAACCTTCTACAGCCGGTAAATAGAACAAATCATCATGGAATTTATAATATACATCGAAGAATTCAATTAATGTATCACGGGGATTACGGAGTTACTTTAGAAAGTAAATTGGGAGAGGGAACGGTTGTAACCTTAACGTTACCTATTCACATGCATTCAGAAATTTAA
- a CDS encoding response regulator transcription factor produces the protein MLKVLIAEDEDIIRKGLAYTIDWLSIGYVLVGEAANGEEGLEKIRELKPDVVITDIMMPKLNGLELIRQASKEVRFKSVILTSYAEFDYAKEAIELKAYDYLMKPVDVDKLKEVMRKLQDDIKLENEKELLFQQKSQGMDIKLLSSSDSYKNPYVKKAIDIMKERYIEKLSIESISEELKVSSSYLSRKFKEDTGHTYLDFLNMYRVQQAIRLLDEGVYRVYQVSDMTGFTDYKHFCAVFKRYTKTSPTEFIKNKGYTGQ, from the coding sequence ATGCTTAAGGTGCTAATAGCAGAAGATGAGGATATTATTAGAAAAGGGTTAGCTTATACCATTGACTGGTTAAGCATAGGATATGTTTTGGTGGGGGAGGCTGCAAACGGTGAAGAAGGACTTGAAAAGATCAGAGAATTAAAACCGGATGTGGTGATCACAGACATTATGATGCCAAAATTAAATGGCCTTGAATTAATACGTCAGGCAAGTAAGGAGGTTCGATTTAAAAGTGTAATTCTTACAAGCTATGCGGAATTTGATTATGCAAAAGAGGCGATTGAGTTAAAAGCATATGATTATCTTATGAAACCGGTTGATGTAGATAAACTAAAAGAGGTTATGCGTAAGCTACAAGATGATATTAAACTTGAAAATGAAAAGGAACTATTATTCCAGCAAAAAAGTCAAGGAATGGATATTAAGCTTCTTTCTTCCAGTGACTCTTATAAGAATCCCTATGTTAAGAAAGCTATAGATATTATGAAAGAGCGTTATATAGAAAAGCTAAGTATAGAAAGTATTTCAGAGGAATTAAAGGTTAGCTCCAGTTATCTTAGTAGAAAGTTTAAAGAAGATACGGGACATACCTATCTGGATTTTTTAAATATGTACCGTGTACAGCAAGCCATAAGACTTCTTGATGAAGGTGTTTATCGTGTTTATCAGGTGTCAGATATGACGGGATTTACGGACTATAAGCATTTTTGCGCGGTGTTTAAGCGTTATACTAAAACCTCACCTACAGAATTTATAAAAAATAAGGGATATACCGGCCAATAG
- a CDS encoding ABC transporter permease — translation MEQQILQRPGKPRIFMNKVKTFLSKPHNVVLLVLGIILSVTTIAPIVSIFADTFSIHVGSIDAHLTGKTSGYTLVNWIDLFTGNLSRQNVWIPLGNTLLLAVFTCLGAIVFGGVFAYLVTRTNLKFKKYLSAIFIFPYIMPQWTLAVVWQNLFNSNAVTGGSNGILASLFGITMPGWWCKGLFPSAVVLALHYAPFAYIMIGGIFRNMDANLEEAAVILNTPKWRIFSRVTLPMIKPAILSTILLVFGSAMGSYPVPHYMNLKTLATKYVSMNVNRAGQASVLAIIMMVFGVIILMMNQVTTSSRKSYTTITGKSGQISKVNLGRVGKYAIAIVFIIFTTFTSIYPIISFAMETFLPNPGDYSFLTTGNLNNLTLKWWITSENLTENGMYGQLGILFNSTIWNAFKGTLIVSLCCALLSGTIGTLVGYSVSKHRRSKAAGYVNAIAFLPYLIPSLAVGVSFFIFGSALGIYNTYLLIILAGTVKYIPFASRSSLNSMLQLSGEIEEAAIIQDIPWFKRMFKIIIPIQKSSIISGYLLPFMTCLRELTLFMLLCSQNKIVTTLLDYFDEMGLYAFSSGINLILIVFIIICNALINKVTGASLDKGIGGN, via the coding sequence ATGGAACAGCAAATTTTACAAAGACCGGGGAAACCGAGAATTTTTATGAATAAAGTTAAGACGTTCCTAAGCAAACCCCATAACGTGGTTTTGTTGGTTCTCGGTATTATTCTTTCTGTGACAACGATAGCACCGATTGTTTCTATTTTTGCCGATACATTTTCCATACATGTGGGATCGATAGATGCACATTTAACCGGAAAGACCTCCGGCTATACTTTAGTTAATTGGATTGATCTTTTTACTGGGAACCTTAGCAGACAAAATGTTTGGATACCTCTTGGCAATACCTTGCTATTGGCTGTCTTTACTTGTCTGGGTGCAATTGTCTTTGGTGGTGTTTTTGCCTATCTTGTTACAAGAACGAATTTAAAATTTAAAAAATATTTAAGTGCGATATTTATTTTCCCATATATCATGCCACAGTGGACATTGGCTGTAGTATGGCAGAATTTATTTAATAGTAATGCAGTAACTGGTGGTTCTAATGGTATTCTTGCCTCCCTGTTTGGGATTACTATGCCTGGCTGGTGGTGTAAAGGTCTTTTCCCTAGTGCAGTAGTATTAGCTCTTCATTATGCGCCTTTTGCATATATCATGATTGGCGGAATATTCCGTAATATGGATGCAAATCTCGAAGAAGCTGCAGTGATTTTGAACACACCAAAGTGGAGAATCTTTAGTAGGGTAACTCTTCCTATGATCAAACCAGCTATTCTTTCAACTATCCTGTTGGTCTTCGGAAGTGCCATGGGTAGTTATCCAGTACCTCATTATATGAATTTAAAGACTCTAGCAACGAAGTACGTAAGTATGAATGTTAACAGAGCCGGCCAAGCAAGTGTTCTTGCTATTATTATGATGGTTTTCGGTGTGATTATTCTTATGATGAATCAGGTAACTACAAGTAGCCGAAAAAGTTATACAACAATCACAGGTAAATCAGGACAGATTAGTAAGGTGAATCTTGGTAGAGTAGGTAAATATGCAATTGCTATTGTATTTATCATTTTTACGACATTTACAAGTATTTATCCTATCATTTCCTTTGCAATGGAAACTTTCCTACCAAACCCAGGTGATTATAGTTTTCTTACCACAGGAAATCTAAACAATTTAACTTTAAAATGGTGGATTACTTCAGAGAACTTAACAGAAAACGGAATGTACGGACAATTAGGTATTCTATTTAATTCTACCATATGGAATGCATTTAAAGGTACGTTAATCGTGTCATTATGCTGTGCTCTACTTTCCGGTACCATTGGTACATTGGTGGGATACAGTGTAAGTAAACACAGAAGAAGCAAAGCAGCTGGCTATGTAAATGCTATAGCATTCCTGCCTTATCTGATTCCTTCCTTAGCAGTAGGTGTTTCCTTCTTTATCTTCGGATCAGCACTTGGAATTTATAACACATACCTTCTGATCATTCTTGCAGGTACTGTAAAGTATATACCATTTGCAAGTAGGAGTTCATTAAATTCTATGTTACAGCTAAGCGGTGAGATTGAAGAAGCTGCCATTATCCAAGACATTCCATGGTTCAAACGAATGTTTAAGATTATTATCCCTATTCAAAAGTCATCCATTATAAGTGGTTATCTATTACCGTTTATGACATGCCTTAGAGAATTAACTTTATTCATGTTGCTATGCTCTCAGAATAAGATTGTTACAACCTTACTTGATTATTTTGATGAAATGGGTCTTTATGCATTCTCAAGCGGTATTAATCTTATTTTAATTGTGTTTATTATTATCTGCAACGCGCTGATTAATAAGGTGACGGGTGCAAGCCTTGATAAAGGAATTGGAGGAAATTAA
- a CDS encoding ABC transporter ATP-binding protein, giving the protein MPKIVLENVTKRWGKFYAVDNLSLTIEDNAFVTLLGPSGCGKTTTLRMIAGLDTPTSGKITIGGVTVFDSEMGINIPANKRHVGFLFQNYALWPNMTVYENICFGLKNIKEEMATVNYDVKNADKLIKILSKPKEVIQAINECKDKSGALDTNRALIKLIDLYELSSYTAKELLNYKLQEISNVEEKVKQICDKLRTDIESAIKKYKDSSCQLNENYEVVKIGKVVKTVRKMTKEEIDLAVRRVSRIVKIGMFMDRYPSELSGGQQQRVAIARTLAPEPSVLFMDEPLSNLDAKLRLEMRSELQRLHIDTGSTFVYVTHDQMEAMTLATKICLIENGVLNQYDKPLDVYNKPNNLFVADFVGNPVINFMEAKGVQFDDGSIALEILKDVKATFTPREKMDMGSWIKQQEKEEDNKLQSELAKQKDKKNVEKGNKDSHFRYHIAKVDDSEIVEEEKIISYLDFVIGVRPEFVKIGEHGSLTGEVYSAMPTGMETTVKIRIGNFLFTGVVFGGVLYEIGQTVKLDFDGKGIMLFSRKNGKLISQGSLDVE; this is encoded by the coding sequence ATGCCAAAAATAGTACTAGAAAATGTTACGAAAAGATGGGGAAAGTTTTATGCAGTAGATAATCTTAGCCTAACAATAGAAGATAATGCATTTGTTACATTACTTGGTCCTTCTGGATGCGGAAAAACAACAACACTCCGTATGATTGCGGGTCTTGATACCCCTACAAGCGGTAAAATAACTATTGGTGGAGTTACTGTATTTGATAGTGAAATGGGAATTAATATTCCTGCGAATAAAAGACATGTAGGCTTTCTCTTCCAGAACTATGCTTTATGGCCGAACATGACCGTATATGAGAATATATGCTTTGGTCTAAAAAACATTAAAGAAGAGATGGCAACAGTAAATTATGATGTTAAGAATGCAGATAAACTTATTAAAATACTAAGTAAGCCAAAGGAAGTTATTCAAGCTATTAACGAATGTAAGGATAAGTCCGGAGCTCTTGATACGAATAGAGCATTAATCAAATTAATTGATTTATATGAACTATCTAGTTACACTGCAAAAGAACTATTAAACTACAAGTTACAGGAAATTTCTAATGTAGAAGAAAAAGTAAAACAAATCTGCGATAAATTAAGAACTGATATCGAAAGTGCAATTAAAAAATATAAAGATTCTAGCTGTCAACTAAATGAGAACTATGAAGTTGTAAAGATTGGTAAGGTAGTTAAGACAGTTAGAAAAATGACAAAAGAAGAGATTGATTTAGCAGTACGAAGAGTATCAAGAATCGTAAAGATCGGTATGTTTATGGATCGATATCCTAGTGAACTTTCCGGAGGTCAGCAGCAGCGTGTTGCTATTGCACGTACCTTAGCTCCAGAACCTTCCGTACTATTTATGGATGAGCCATTGTCAAACTTAGATGCAAAATTAAGACTTGAGATGAGATCTGAGTTACAAAGACTTCATATTGATACAGGAAGTACATTTGTCTATGTTACCCATGACCAGATGGAAGCCATGACCCTAGCAACTAAAATATGTCTGATTGAAAACGGTGTATTAAATCAATATGATAAACCTCTTGACGTCTATAATAAACCAAATAATTTATTTGTTGCAGACTTTGTAGGCAATCCAGTTATAAATTTCATGGAAGCCAAAGGAGTGCAGTTTGATGACGGAAGCATTGCTCTAGAAATCCTTAAAGATGTGAAAGCTACATTTACCCCTAGAGAAAAAATGGATATGGGAAGTTGGATTAAGCAGCAGGAAAAAGAAGAGGATAATAAGCTCCAATCCGAACTTGCAAAGCAAAAAGATAAGAAGAATGTTGAAAAGGGAAATAAAGATTCCCATTTCCGATATCACATCGCGAAAGTAGATGATAGTGAAATAGTCGAAGAAGAAAAGATTATCTCATACCTTGATTTTGTCATCGGTGTCCGACCGGAATTCGTAAAAATCGGTGAACACGGTTCTTTAACCGGCGAAGTCTACAGCGCAATGCCTACTGGTATGGAGACTACTGTTAAAATACGAATTGGTAATTTCTTATTTACAGGTGTTGTATTCGGTGGAGTACTGTATGAAATTGGACAGACGGTAAAACTAGACTTTGACGGAAAAGGTATTATGCTGTTTAGTCGTAAGAATGGAAAATTGATTTCACAGGGATCATTAGATGTGGAGTAG
- a CDS encoding GyrI-like domain-containing protein: MGATPNRADKETEYTICLNKVPDYIVGVEITEIQEEEAGFKSFTIPAGKYVKVEFNGENHQNLVDAKLMTRQKKAKKWAKNEKIKLSNEFTVEAFPKQTVELEHPEMYCLFPIL; encoded by the coding sequence ATAGGAGCTACCCCGAATCGTGCGGACAAAGAGACTGAATATACAATTTGTCTGAATAAAGTGCCTGACTATATAGTTGGTGTTGAAATAACTGAAATCCAAGAGGAAGAGGCAGGATTCAAGAGTTTTACAATTCCAGCGGGAAAGTATGTCAAGGTAGAATTTAATGGAGAAAATCATCAGAATCTAGTGGATGCTAAGTTAATGACAAGACAAAAAAAAGCTAAGAAATGGGCAAAGAATGAAAAGATTAAGCTAAGTAATGAATTTACAGTGGAAGCTTTTCCAAAGCAAACGGTAGAACTGGAGCACCCTGAGATGTATTGCTTGTTTCCAATTCTATAG
- a CDS encoding DUF3888 domain-containing protein, with product MRDDFIDEEESQDILYQDVIITALAPTIDTAVADYYKNILSETPFYDSTSIKILKIERPNGNRTSHFIIDIEVKPFIGPHITVGKDRISIELTYPESPKLLKFKHIKDYPLPERYKDLYLH from the coding sequence ATGCGTGACGATTTCATTGATGAAGAAGAATCTCAAGATATATTGTATCAGGATGTTATCATTACTGCTCTTGCTCCTACAATTGATACAGCAGTTGCCGACTATTATAAAAATATTTTGAGTGAGACACCATTTTATGATAGTACATCAATAAAAATTTTGAAAATTGAACGTCCGAATGGAAATCGTACTTCGCATTTTATCATCGATATAGAAGTTAAACCTTTTATTGGACCACACATAACGGTGGGTAAAGACAGAATTTCTATAGAGCTTACATACCCTGAAAGTCCAAAGTTACTAAAATTTAAACATATAAAAGACTATCCGCTGCCAGAGCGTTATAAAGATCTGTATTTACATTGA
- a CDS encoding Y-family DNA polymerase translates to MKNRTYISIDLKSFYASVECIERGLDPLTTNLVVADASRTEKTICLAVSPSLKAYGISGRARLFEVVQKVEEVNAVRLHKAPGRAFSGDSFIDTDLKSSPSISLNYIVAPPRMAYYIEYSTRIYNIYLKYIASEDIHVYSIDEVFIDATDYLNTYNLSARELATKMILDVLKTTGITATAGIGTNLYLSKIAMDIQAKHIPDDNNGMRIAELDEMSYRRALWSHQPLTDFWRVGKGYTKKLEEQGLFTMGDIARCSLGKPTDYYNEDLLYKLFGINAELLIDHAWGWEPCTIADIKAYKPSTNSIGSGQVLQCAYTFDKTKLIVREMTDLLVLDLVDKRLVTDQLVLTVGYDIENMTNLKIKKSYHGAITTDHYGRTVPKSAHGSANLGRQTSSTKLILDAVTELFERIVDKNLLVRRVNITANHVIDETTVQKTDSFEQLNLFTDYVTENVKKEDEEAELVREKRVQKAMLDIKKKYGKNAILKGMNLEEGATTVDRNKQIGGHKA, encoded by the coding sequence ATGAAGAACAGAACCTATATTTCAATCGACTTAAAATCTTTCTACGCTTCGGTCGAGTGTATAGAACGAGGGCTGGATCCACTAACCACTAACCTAGTTGTCGCTGACGCAAGCCGCACCGAAAAAACCATTTGTCTCGCCGTCTCTCCCTCTCTCAAAGCATACGGAATTTCCGGCAGGGCGAGGTTGTTTGAAGTCGTACAGAAGGTCGAGGAAGTAAATGCGGTACGGCTACACAAAGCTCCAGGACGAGCCTTTTCTGGCGATTCCTTCATAGATACTGATTTGAAATCCTCGCCAAGTATCTCACTGAACTATATTGTTGCTCCACCAAGAATGGCATATTATATAGAGTACAGCACGCGGATTTACAATATATACTTGAAGTACATTGCGTCCGAAGATATCCATGTCTATTCTATCGATGAAGTATTCATTGATGCCACCGATTATCTAAACACCTACAATCTTTCAGCCCGTGAGCTTGCCACGAAAATGATTCTGGATGTACTCAAAACAACCGGTATTACAGCAACTGCGGGAATTGGCACAAACCTATACCTTAGCAAGATTGCAATGGATATTCAGGCAAAGCACATTCCTGATGATAATAATGGTATGCGGATAGCCGAGCTAGACGAAATGAGCTACCGTCGCGCCCTGTGGTCACATCAGCCTTTAACAGACTTTTGGCGCGTTGGAAAAGGATATACCAAGAAACTGGAGGAACAAGGCCTCTTTACGATGGGAGATATTGCAAGATGCTCTCTTGGTAAACCTACCGATTACTACAACGAGGATTTATTATATAAGCTGTTCGGCATCAACGCTGAACTGCTGATTGACCATGCATGGGGGTGGGAGCCATGCACAATTGCCGATATTAAAGCGTATAAGCCGAGCACAAACAGTATAGGATCTGGGCAGGTGCTGCAATGCGCCTATACTTTTGACAAAACGAAGCTGATCGTGAGGGAAATGACCGATTTACTGGTACTTGATTTGGTTGATAAAAGGCTTGTGACCGACCAGCTTGTTTTGACGGTCGGATACGATATTGAAAATATGACAAACCTGAAGATAAAGAAATCATATCACGGAGCGATTACCACTGACCACTACGGACGTACCGTTCCGAAATCTGCGCATGGTTCGGCAAACCTTGGCAGGCAAACCTCCTCTACGAAGCTAATTCTGGATGCCGTTACAGAGCTGTTTGAACGCATCGTAGACAAAAATCTACTGGTCAGAAGAGTCAACATTACAGCGAATCATGTTATTGATGAGACAACCGTTCAAAAGACGGACAGCTTTGAGCAGCTTAATCTTTTTACAGATTACGTGACTGAAAATGTGAAAAAAGAGGATGAAGAAGCCGAGCTTGTACGAGAAAAAAGAGTGCAGAAAGCTATGTTGGATATAAAAAAGAAATACGGCAAGAACGCCATTCTAAAGGGTATGAATCTGGAGGAAGGCGCTACCACAGTTGACCGAAATAAGCAGATTGGAGGGCACAAGGCATGA
- a CDS encoding metallophosphoesterase family protein, whose protein sequence is MNYECKVSQILNMGDFIQIGPNPTEVYDIVMNDSRFVNIMGNGEYMFFDKEIKKRYEMESEHQDWVINQLGTERMEKLKQVPLQRIVEIEDKKFLLVHARMNSVIDSPLLYEKKTLEEFIADYDVDVNYVLIGHTHLPLYAVHWNCKPILNPGSIGCGKDGIARFAIIELDDGLVNVTYNQLKYDKEKVIRDYRKNSVPYGEKFITMFY, encoded by the coding sequence CTGAATTATGAATGTAAAGTTTCGCAAATATTAAATATGGGGGATTTTATTCAAATAGGACCAAATCCAACAGAAGTTTACGATATTGTTATGAATGACAGCAGATTTGTAAATATCATGGGCAATGGAGAGTATATGTTTTTTGATAAGGAAATTAAGAAACGTTACGAAATGGAATCTGAGCATCAAGATTGGGTAATTAACCAATTAGGAACAGAGAGAATGGAAAAATTAAAACAAGTCCCGCTTCAAAGAATTGTTGAAATAGAAGATAAAAAATTTCTTCTGGTACATGCAAGAATGAATAGTGTAATAGACTCTCCTCTTTTGTATGAGAAGAAAACTCTAGAGGAATTTATTGCAGATTATGATGTAGATGTAAACTATGTTTTGATTGGACATACACATCTTCCTTTATATGCTGTTCATTGGAATTGTAAGCCCATACTAAATCCAGGTTCTATTGGCTGTGGTAAAGATGGTATAGCTAGATTTGCTATTATAGAATTAGATGACGGACTTGTTAATGTTACATATAATCAACTAAAATATGATAAAGAAAAAGTAATTCGTGATTACAGGAAGAATTCTGTGCCATATGGCGAAAAATTTATCACCATGTTTTATTAG
- a CDS encoding ArsR/SmtB family transcription factor, which produces MNNYEENSKLMKAIADPNRLKILDILSCGELCACDIQKYFDFSQPTLSHHMKSLMDCGLVVGRKEGTWMRYKIDLQRANEMMYFLMGIITPKKGCICEKCGHESCECNN; this is translated from the coding sequence ATGAATAATTACGAAGAAAACAGTAAGTTAATGAAGGCAATTGCAGACCCAAACCGTTTGAAAATACTTGATATCTTATCTTGCGGTGAATTATGCGCTTGTGATATTCAAAAGTACTTTGATTTTTCACAACCTACATTATCACACCATATGAAATCCTTAATGGATTGTGGATTAGTAGTAGGTCGTAAAGAAGGTACTTGGATGAGGTACAAAATTGATTTACAAAGAGCGAATGAGATGATGTACTTTTTAATGGGCATTATTACTCCAAAAAAAGGGTGTATCTGCGAGAAGTGCGGTCATGAATCTTGTGAATGTAACAACTAA